The sequence CGTGCGAGGCGCCGGCGTACCCCCGCGCCGCGAAGTCACTGCTGTAGTGCACGGCCTGTCCCCGGCTGAAGAACATGCTGTCGGGCATCGCCGAGCCGTACAGCGTCGACACGTGGTCGATGTGCTTCCAGAACACGGAGAACGTGCCCTCCCGGGTCGGCGTGTACTCCGAGCCGAACCGCACGTCCAGCACCCGCTGCAGCGTCCCGTCGACCACCCACGCCAGCCGGCGCGAGCTCTTGTCGATGCACAGGACCCGTCCGGTGAGGCACCGGGCATCCAGCTGCACGCCGAGCAGCTCGGCCTGCGTGGGGGTGCGGGTCTTGGTCCGCAGCG is a genomic window of Actinomycetes bacterium containing:
- a CDS encoding L,D-transpeptidase, translating into LRTKTRTPTQAELLGVQLDARCLTGRVLCIDKSSRRLAWVVDGTLQRVLDVRFGSEYTPTREGTFSVFWKHIDHVSTLYGSAMPDSMFFSRGQAVHYSSDFAARGYAGASHGCVNVRDRAGIRALYAEVRVGDSVVIYVS